The Thermoplasma acidophilum DSM 1728 genome includes a window with the following:
- a CDS encoding GTPase domain-containing protein, with protein MPIQKLAWKFLVIGSKGSGKSSFISYMVYGEMSPGIPRAMIKKTVTREIDGIRYSVDILFQEADDDAERVIGTATGMIVVIDLTDYRSLEFAERVIARAYGMNKINVYIIGNKTDLKYEAQIWKEDLEKLSSKFGSTYYMVSCKDGTGFEGILDSIVDRIISRNVLRK; from the coding sequence ATGCCCATTCAGAAACTAGCTTGGAAGTTCCTAGTGATAGGTTCAAAGGGATCAGGAAAGTCATCCTTCATATCATACATGGTCTATGGAGAGATGTCCCCGGGAATTCCGAGGGCCATGATCAAGAAGACCGTCACCCGTGAAATAGATGGAATCAGGTACAGCGTTGACATCCTATTTCAGGAGGCGGATGATGACGCAGAGAGGGTTATAGGGACAGCAACAGGCATGATCGTCGTGATAGACCTCACGGACTACAGAAGCCTCGAATTTGCAGAAAGGGTAATTGCAAGGGCATATGGAATGAACAAGATCAACGTGTACATAATAGGGAACAAGACAGATCTGAAATACGAAGCCCAGATATGGAAGGAGGATCTCGAAAAGCTCAGCAGCAAATTCGGTTCGACCTACTACATGGTTTCCTGCAAGGATGGGACAGGTTTCGAAGGGATACTGGACAGCATTGTTGATAGGATAATAAGCAGGAATGTGTTGAGGAAGTAG
- a CDS encoding aminotransferase-like domain-containing protein: protein MEYRFSDIFRYIKPSEIRSLLKYTSDPELISFGGGMPNPESFPIKEMKEILNDVIDNYGKKALQYGTTEGLDPLRDELAKYVEKTEGIRAKREEIILTTGSQQALYAIGKIFTNPGETVITEGPTYVGAISAFNSNKAEMIAIDLDDKGMDVDALEERIRNFMANGTKPKFIYVIPTFQNPAGTTMVLDRRKQLLEISKRYEIPIVEDNPYGQLRYDGDPVPSIKSMDDDGNVIYLGTFSKVMAPGLRLGYVIADRQIVEKINLVKQGLDLASDSLSEYIAYEYLKRGDIYRQIPKTVSLYRKKRDLMLKSIAEYFPEGVKYTKPNGGMFLWVSLDEKIDTTRMLERALKAKVAYVSGAAFYPHGEKHNSMRLNFTYSDDDKIVEGIKRLAYVINEEMEVVE from the coding sequence ATGGAATACAGATTTTCTGACATATTTCGGTACATAAAGCCCTCCGAGATTAGATCGTTATTGAAATACACCTCCGATCCGGAACTCATTTCTTTCGGCGGCGGAATGCCAAATCCGGAATCATTTCCGATCAAAGAAATGAAGGAGATACTGAACGATGTGATAGATAATTACGGTAAAAAGGCCCTCCAGTACGGGACGACCGAGGGCCTAGATCCGCTCAGGGACGAACTGGCCAAATACGTGGAGAAGACCGAGGGAATCAGGGCAAAGAGGGAGGAGATCATACTCACCACCGGATCGCAGCAGGCCCTTTACGCGATTGGAAAGATATTCACGAATCCAGGAGAAACAGTCATAACGGAGGGGCCAACCTATGTCGGCGCCATATCGGCCTTCAATTCCAACAAGGCTGAGATGATCGCGATAGATCTCGATGACAAGGGAATGGACGTGGATGCTCTGGAGGAAAGGATAAGGAATTTTATGGCCAACGGAACGAAACCAAAGTTCATCTACGTCATACCGACATTCCAGAACCCTGCTGGCACCACGATGGTGCTTGACAGGAGAAAGCAGCTGCTCGAAATTTCAAAAAGGTATGAGATACCAATTGTGGAAGATAATCCGTACGGACAGTTGAGATACGATGGGGATCCTGTTCCATCCATCAAGAGCATGGACGATGACGGAAATGTGATCTACCTGGGGACATTCTCAAAGGTCATGGCTCCGGGCCTGAGGCTTGGATACGTCATAGCGGACAGGCAGATAGTGGAGAAGATAAATCTGGTGAAGCAGGGCCTGGATCTTGCATCGGACTCCCTGTCTGAGTACATCGCATATGAATACCTGAAGCGCGGAGACATATACAGGCAGATACCCAAGACGGTCAGCCTGTACAGGAAGAAGCGCGACCTGATGCTGAAATCGATAGCTGAGTATTTCCCTGAAGGGGTTAAATACACAAAGCCAAACGGCGGCATGTTCCTCTGGGTCTCTCTCGATGAGAAGATCGACACAACCAGGATGCTGGAGAGGGCTTTGAAGGCAAAGGTCGCGTACGTTAGCGGAGCTGCCTTCTATCCGCATGGCGAAAAGCACAACAGCATGAGACTGAACTTCACGTATTCTGACGATGACAAGATCGTCGAGGGAATAAAACGCCTAGCATACGTGATAAATGAGGAGATGGAGGTCGTCGAGTAA
- a CDS encoding bifunctional pantetheine-phosphate adenylyltransferase/NTP phosphatase, producing the protein MITVVGGTFSKLHKGHKALLNTAIDTGNEVVIGLTSDEYVKKNKVYPAIPYSVRYRTLYNYMIKRTNKFRIRQIDDRNGNAPYEKDYEVIVVSPETYPRSLKINEIRISNGLPPLKIIRVPYVLAQDLFPISSTRIINGEIDTNGKRITPLKVGISTRNEAKIQAVEKFVRRLVKNYQIVKNENYNLKTQQPFGEETMELATQRAMEALKDNDYSVGIESGIIYESFSKKYYDVHYCVVIDRFGNVTRGMSSGFEIPDHIVDRMKRDRTFSEAYSGYLNVQEIDQSEGIIGKISEGKLRRIDLIEESIRNAFILRLDPDFYDSTYTPP; encoded by the coding sequence ATGATAACCGTTGTAGGGGGGACATTTTCAAAGCTTCACAAGGGGCATAAGGCGCTGCTCAACACGGCCATTGATACAGGAAATGAGGTTGTTATCGGCCTTACAAGCGACGAATACGTAAAAAAGAACAAGGTTTATCCGGCCATACCCTACAGTGTGCGGTACAGAACTCTGTACAACTACATGATAAAGCGCACGAACAAGTTCCGGATAAGGCAGATAGATGACAGGAATGGAAATGCCCCCTATGAGAAGGACTACGAGGTGATAGTGGTATCCCCTGAAACGTATCCCAGGTCGTTGAAGATCAATGAGATCAGGATCAGCAATGGCCTACCGCCACTGAAGATCATCAGGGTTCCTTACGTCCTCGCACAGGATCTATTTCCAATAAGTTCAACGCGGATAATAAATGGAGAGATAGACACTAATGGCAAGAGAATCACCCCACTCAAGGTCGGCATATCCACCAGAAATGAGGCAAAGATACAGGCTGTCGAGAAATTTGTAAGGAGGCTTGTGAAGAATTACCAGATTGTGAAAAACGAGAACTACAATCTGAAGACACAGCAGCCATTTGGGGAGGAGACAATGGAGCTGGCAACCCAGCGTGCCATGGAAGCCCTTAAGGACAATGACTACTCCGTTGGTATCGAATCCGGAATAATATACGAAAGCTTTTCCAAAAAGTATTACGACGTGCACTACTGCGTCGTCATAGATAGATTCGGCAATGTGACCAGAGGGATGAGCAGCGGCTTTGAGATACCGGATCACATAGTGGATCGCATGAAGCGCGATCGCACTTTCTCCGAAGCATACTCTGGATATCTCAACGTTCAGGAGATAGATCAGTCCGAGGGCATAATCGGGAAGATATCTGAGGGAAAGTTGAGGAGGATCGACCTCATAGAGGAATCTATCCGGAATGCGTTCATCCTCAGGCTGGATCCTGACTTTTACGATTCCACGTACACACCACCTTAG
- a CDS encoding sodium:calcium antiporter — protein MRKPHSIEILSVLAVLSVLMFLSAASSIIYLLLFFIASLIILVFSSDAFFDNAVPMFRSRGIGDMYAGTIFVGFASVLDEIALSASSLIFRHPEIGIGAVEGSNLITMAFFTVIVAVSYLEVAGEFTLDMIVILVLTILSMVFAEIFVHIPWFYSIALFVPFVVYLVIKAGGSKEAGYGPQEYSNIVLIVSFFLIFLSSDTLVRSTIGIASYTGINLVDLSAYGIGMVSSFPEIIMILVSLRGGRKVVSMGIFTGSTVYKMSLIPGIIIVSEPTGFSDIFYMLLAILVMSLLVLFLGIMSRKSQGRSNIH, from the coding sequence TTGAGGAAGCCGCACTCCATTGAAATACTATCAGTTCTGGCGGTATTATCGGTGCTGATGTTTTTATCAGCCGCCAGTTCCATAATATATCTTCTGTTATTTTTTATCGCATCGCTGATCATCCTTGTTTTCTCCAGCGACGCGTTCTTTGACAATGCGGTGCCCATGTTCCGTTCCAGGGGCATCGGGGATATGTATGCCGGAACCATATTCGTTGGATTTGCCTCCGTTCTGGATGAGATAGCGCTTTCCGCATCTTCGCTCATATTCCGTCACCCGGAAATAGGCATAGGCGCTGTGGAGGGTTCGAATCTCATAACGATGGCATTCTTCACGGTTATCGTCGCGGTAAGCTATCTGGAAGTTGCCGGAGAATTCACCCTGGACATGATAGTAATCCTGGTGCTCACCATCCTCTCGATGGTATTTGCCGAGATCTTCGTGCACATACCCTGGTTTTACAGCATCGCGTTATTCGTGCCATTCGTTGTATACCTGGTGATCAAGGCCGGAGGGAGTAAGGAAGCAGGATACGGGCCGCAGGAATATTCTAATATCGTATTGATCGTAAGCTTCTTTCTCATATTCCTGTCATCCGATACCCTTGTCAGGAGCACCATAGGCATCGCTTCCTACACCGGAATAAACCTGGTCGATCTCAGTGCGTACGGTATTGGCATGGTGTCATCATTTCCGGAGATAATAATGATACTCGTTTCGCTCAGGGGTGGGAGGAAGGTGGTCAGCATGGGCATCTTCACCGGGAGCACTGTTTACAAGATGAGCCTAATACCGGGCATTATAATCGTGTCTGAGCCAACTGGCTTCAGCGATATCTTCTACATGCTCCTTGCAATACTGGTCATGTCGCTCCTTGTACTGTTTCTCGGAATCATGTCCAGAAAATCGCAGGGGAGAAGCAATATCCACTGA
- the speD gene encoding adenosylmethionine decarboxylase produces the protein MEVGVGIHIIADFYGVDSELIATTERMYPIIEGAVEYGRLTKISSDYYQFRPKGASGIVLLAESHLSFHTWPEYGLVTLDIYTCGDPKTADDAFAYLVDKLRPTSISTRKIVRGDMIEEAGENQIEEAALH, from the coding sequence ATGGAAGTGGGAGTAGGAATTCATATCATTGCAGATTTCTACGGGGTGGATTCAGAACTGATAGCTACTACAGAACGCATGTATCCTATCATAGAGGGCGCTGTAGAGTACGGCCGGTTAACTAAGATATCGTCTGACTATTACCAGTTCCGGCCAAAGGGTGCCAGTGGCATAGTGCTTCTTGCCGAATCGCACCTGTCGTTCCACACCTGGCCGGAGTACGGGCTCGTCACTCTGGATATTTATACATGCGGAGACCCGAAGACCGCCGACGATGCCTTCGCATACCTTGTTGACAAGCTTCGGCCCACGTCAATATCCACCAGAAAAATCGTACGCGGGGACATGATAGAGGAGGCGGGAGAGAACCAGATTGAGGAAGCCGCACTCCATTGA
- a CDS encoding DUF7839 domain-containing protein — MLPKPDQINQIIVLLNIYHGKKKPSEIAREMDITLQGVIYHMKNLRRDGLIDEENRITKKGFDFLYRQLSDMREFITSNILDLDSLMVWEAIAAEDITAGSTVHLRMKGGYLYAFLSGGGATGRAVNDSQAGGLVGITNLSGLIDVNFGKLSIIVIPDSIDGGISERLKKAAADLSPALFAAMGEAGYVALKNIGIEPDIEYSALQAAFEASVRGQNVVLVTSRRRLHYSMAEIPQLENRYNPVKANITDLS; from the coding sequence ATGCTACCAAAACCCGATCAGATCAACCAGATAATCGTCCTGCTCAACATATACCACGGGAAGAAGAAGCCATCGGAGATAGCGAGGGAGATGGACATAACCCTTCAGGGCGTGATCTATCACATGAAGAACCTGCGCAGGGACGGACTCATAGATGAAGAGAACAGGATAACGAAGAAGGGTTTTGATTTCCTCTACAGGCAGCTATCAGATATGCGCGAGTTCATAACATCCAACATACTGGATCTGGATAGCCTTATGGTGTGGGAGGCCATAGCTGCGGAGGATATCACCGCAGGTTCAACAGTACACCTCAGGATGAAGGGCGGTTATCTTTATGCGTTCCTGTCTGGTGGAGGTGCAACAGGCAGGGCTGTGAATGACTCACAGGCCGGAGGCCTGGTCGGCATAACCAACCTATCCGGGCTTATCGATGTAAATTTCGGAAAGCTCTCTATAATCGTCATTCCTGATTCCATAGATGGCGGAATCAGTGAGAGACTGAAAAAGGCTGCAGCGGATCTGAGCCCCGCACTCTTCGCAGCCATGGGCGAGGCGGGCTACGTGGCCCTGAAAAACATAGGGATAGAACCAGATATAGAATACTCAGCTCTGCAGGCCGCATTTGAAGCCAGCGTTCGAGGGCAGAACGTGGTTCTTGTCACTTCAAGAAGGCGACTTCACTATTCCATGGCCGAGATACCACAGCTGGAAAACCGTTATAATCCAGTGAAAGCGAACATAACAGACCTTTCATGA
- a CDS encoding UbiA-like polyprenyltransferase, with protein sequence MNFRDIVDYIKLEHTVFDLPFIFTGYVLAAGRYIYPIKILLILIAAVSARASAMSINRIEGLRYDVINPRKKDWALVSGRISKREAIAMTIFFIALFEMATYFLNRLVFILSPVVIFLFLTDPLLKRITPWRHVYMGSTIGVGVLAGYLAVIPAFPRELTIYLIFIGSSFWIAGFDVIYVIPDIEYDRINGLKTLMVRYGLKRGLQISIIFHAVTLISFWAVMLYVRTYWYLAAMIVISFLVVYQHVILDPSKPETVRRSFFNANSFIGFLYLISLILGIVFPIRM encoded by the coding sequence ATGAACTTCAGGGACATCGTCGATTACATAAAGCTTGAACATACCGTATTTGATCTGCCCTTCATATTCACAGGGTATGTTCTTGCCGCTGGCCGGTACATCTATCCGATCAAGATACTGCTGATCCTCATAGCCGCCGTCTCCGCCAGGGCCTCGGCCATGTCCATAAACAGGATAGAGGGCCTGCGTTACGATGTCATAAATCCTAGAAAGAAGGATTGGGCACTTGTATCCGGCAGGATATCCAAGAGGGAGGCCATTGCCATGACCATTTTCTTCATTGCTCTGTTCGAGATGGCAACGTATTTCCTGAACCGCCTCGTGTTTATCCTCTCGCCCGTGGTCATATTCCTGTTCCTGACCGACCCGCTCCTTAAGAGGATAACTCCATGGCGGCACGTATACATGGGGTCAACGATAGGTGTTGGCGTATTGGCGGGCTATCTGGCGGTAATACCTGCGTTTCCAAGGGAACTGACGATCTATCTCATATTCATCGGGTCCTCGTTCTGGATAGCGGGGTTCGATGTCATATATGTCATACCGGACATAGAATATGACAGGATCAACGGCCTCAAAACGCTGATGGTCAGGTACGGGCTCAAACGCGGATTGCAGATATCGATCATCTTCCATGCTGTAACGCTCATATCATTCTGGGCCGTAATGTTATACGTCAGGACGTACTGGTACCTTGCCGCGATGATTGTCATAAGCTTCCTGGTGGTATACCAGCATGTGATACTGGACCCATCGAAGCCAGAAACGGTTAGAAGATCCTTCTTCAATGCAAATTCGTTTATCGGGTTCCTGTACCTCATTTCGCTGATACTGGGCATAGTTTTCCCTATCAGAATGTAG
- a CDS encoding menaquinone biosynthesis decarboxylase has translation MLFDDLHEYLDFLARKNDLITVNDQVDPDLELTYILSEEERIGRGRTIQFNRVKGSEVPAVGNLFSTYEKMKTVLGDDPYQIGRRIVEIAQPPGDSESFIGKGIEMMRELGGLRPKIAGSLPSNYDELDRVDLFRYPICKTWPQDGGKFITLPLVITKDPETGTRNMGMYRMQVYDSETTGMHWHIHKGGSENFQKEAQKHEVMDVAVVIGSDPLTIFSAVAPLPNGIDEFMFRGLVSKKRFDLVKGKTVNLEYPRNFEIVLEGYIDPAETRIEGPFGDHTGYYSLEEQFPVFHIKKIIERRDRIYPTTIVGKLWHEDVIMGKTIERMFLPLIQMVMPEVVDINTMEEAVFHNMVIVSIKKRYPGHAKKVMFGLWGMGQMMFSKIIVVVDDDINVHNRKEVIWAMTTRIDPDRDVIIIPGTVTDSLDHASPIFNYGSKMGIDATKKRPDEGYQRRWPDVLEMPEDVTNRVRDLMKKNGMTQ, from the coding sequence ATGTTGTTCGATGATCTGCATGAGTATCTCGATTTTCTCGCCAGGAAAAACGATCTCATAACGGTGAACGACCAGGTAGATCCCGATCTGGAACTCACATACATTCTCAGCGAGGAGGAGCGGATAGGCCGGGGACGCACGATTCAGTTCAACAGGGTTAAGGGAAGTGAGGTTCCGGCTGTAGGCAACCTGTTCTCTACATATGAGAAGATGAAGACGGTGCTAGGTGATGATCCATACCAGATAGGTCGCAGGATAGTTGAGATAGCGCAGCCGCCTGGAGACAGCGAGAGCTTCATAGGGAAGGGTATAGAGATGATGAGAGAACTCGGAGGGCTGAGACCGAAGATAGCAGGCAGCCTTCCATCCAACTACGATGAGCTTGACAGGGTCGATCTGTTCAGATACCCCATATGCAAGACCTGGCCCCAGGACGGTGGAAAATTCATAACGCTGCCCCTGGTTATAACGAAGGATCCGGAAACCGGAACAAGAAACATGGGCATGTACAGGATGCAGGTCTACGACAGCGAGACAACAGGTATGCACTGGCACATCCATAAGGGCGGATCAGAAAATTTCCAGAAGGAGGCGCAGAAGCATGAGGTCATGGACGTAGCTGTTGTCATAGGATCCGATCCTCTCACAATTTTTTCCGCTGTGGCACCGCTTCCAAACGGCATAGACGAATTCATGTTCCGTGGCCTCGTCTCCAAGAAGCGTTTCGATCTTGTGAAGGGAAAAACCGTGAATCTGGAATATCCGAGAAACTTTGAGATAGTGCTGGAAGGTTACATAGATCCGGCCGAGACAAGGATAGAAGGGCCGTTTGGAGATCATACCGGCTATTACTCACTTGAGGAGCAGTTTCCGGTCTTTCACATAAAGAAGATCATTGAACGCAGGGACAGAATATACCCGACGACAATAGTCGGGAAACTATGGCATGAAGACGTCATAATGGGAAAGACGATAGAGAGGATGTTCCTGCCGCTGATACAGATGGTCATGCCGGAGGTCGTTGACATAAACACAATGGAGGAGGCAGTTTTCCACAACATGGTCATCGTTTCCATCAAGAAGAGGTATCCTGGGCACGCAAAGAAGGTCATGTTCGGACTCTGGGGCATGGGGCAGATGATGTTCTCCAAGATCATAGTGGTTGTGGACGACGATATAAACGTGCACAACAGGAAGGAGGTCATATGGGCCATGACCACGAGGATAGATCCGGACAGGGACGTCATAATAATACCCGGAACTGTTACGGACAGCCTCGACCATGCATCGCCCATATTCAATTACGGATCGAAGATGGGCATAGACGCCACGAAGAAGAGACCGGATGAGGGATACCAGAGACGCTGGCCGGACGTCCTTGAAATGCCGGAGGATGTAACGAACCGTGTGAGAGATCTGATGAAGAAGAACGGAATGACTCAGTGA
- a CDS encoding cobyrinate a,c-diamide synthase, translated as MKVPRLIVAGTESGAGKTTITISIILKLLANQMKVKPYKIGPDYIDPQFHRLASGVPSENLDLWMMNDDQIRYLLIEGSREFDISVIEGVMGLFDGAGSDFTGSTYDLARRTGTPIVLVIDGYGISATAAAIVSGIKAYAGELLRGVIVTRVSGESHYRLIRDAVEEKTGVPVLGYMIRNEKAVLESRHLGLVQAYEIDEIREIFGAIDSSTVIDMHQIIDIARSADKLETLYSPEIERLGTFKVSVAMDSAFDFYYEENLRMLKRMGASIRYFSPMGNEVPDADSDLIYLGGGYPEVFAGKLQSATDTIEAIRHAASIGTGVYAECGGYMFLCRSLESTDGHIYGGVGIIPASVYMDASLVIGYREISAKRDTSILRAGETARGHEFHKSRIRFDGPYDHPFVLKSRSSSFEDGFSSGSVTATYAHIHFLSNPRVAENLLIA; from the coding sequence ATGAAAGTCCCTAGGTTGATCGTGGCCGGCACTGAGAGCGGGGCCGGGAAGACAACCATTACAATTTCAATTATACTGAAGCTTTTAGCCAATCAGATGAAGGTCAAACCATACAAGATTGGCCCTGACTACATAGATCCACAGTTCCACAGGCTTGCCTCTGGTGTTCCAAGCGAGAATCTGGATCTGTGGATGATGAATGACGATCAGATAAGGTATCTTCTGATCGAGGGATCGCGGGAATTTGACATCTCGGTGATCGAAGGGGTCATGGGTCTGTTCGATGGTGCCGGTTCAGATTTCACAGGCAGTACCTATGACCTGGCACGGAGAACCGGGACCCCGATAGTGCTGGTCATCGACGGTTACGGAATATCGGCAACCGCTGCTGCCATAGTTTCTGGCATCAAGGCATACGCTGGAGAACTGCTGCGTGGTGTAATCGTCACAAGGGTTTCCGGTGAATCGCACTACCGCTTGATCAGGGATGCTGTTGAGGAAAAAACAGGCGTGCCGGTGCTGGGATACATGATAAGGAACGAGAAGGCTGTACTTGAAAGTAGGCATCTTGGGCTCGTACAGGCATACGAGATCGATGAGATAAGAGAGATATTTGGTGCAATCGATTCAAGCACAGTTATCGATATGCATCAGATCATAGATATAGCAAGATCGGCAGATAAGCTTGAAACTTTGTATTCTCCAGAGATAGAGCGCCTGGGCACATTCAAGGTGTCCGTTGCCATGGACAGCGCCTTCGATTTCTATTACGAGGAAAATCTGAGGATGCTGAAGAGGATGGGGGCATCGATCAGGTATTTCTCGCCCATGGGGAATGAGGTGCCGGATGCTGACAGCGATCTTATATACCTGGGTGGTGGCTATCCTGAGGTCTTTGCCGGGAAACTACAATCTGCGACCGATACCATTGAGGCAATAAGGCACGCTGCCAGCATCGGAACAGGAGTTTACGCTGAATGCGGCGGTTACATGTTTCTCTGCAGATCGCTCGAGAGCACGGACGGTCATATCTATGGTGGTGTTGGCATTATTCCGGCATCGGTTTATATGGATGCAAGCCTGGTCATAGGCTACAGAGAAATAAGCGCAAAGAGAGATACCAGCATCCTGAGGGCAGGTGAAACTGCGAGGGGTCACGAATTCCACAAGTCCAGAATAAGGTTCGATGGGCCCTACGATCACCCCTTCGTGCTGAAAAGCAGGTCATCATCGTTTGAAGACGGTTTTTCAAGTGGCAGTGTTACGGCAACATACGCCCACATACACTTTCTCTCCAACCCTCGCGTTGCTGAGAATCTTCTGATTGCATGA
- a CDS encoding proteasome assembly chaperone family protein codes for MEKIVVIKYKDIKLKSPILIGGLPGIGNVGKIAADYIVEKLNMTKMYDIFSQYLPPQVFINDDSVVHLVRNSIYYKKMRGKHDLVILAGDFQGTTQEAQYELSYQVLQIAKEIGVSMIYTLGGYSIGKIVDKPRVLGAVTDKNLVADLEKNGVVFPKGEPGGGIVGSAGLILGLGMELFNMNGACLMGETSGYFADPKSAMEVLNVLQRQLGIKIDMSDIETRSKQIEQITGKMAEEFQNKQNKEDLGYFG; via the coding sequence ATGGAGAAAATAGTGGTGATCAAATATAAGGATATCAAACTGAAATCCCCGATACTAATAGGTGGGTTGCCAGGTATCGGGAACGTGGGGAAGATAGCGGCGGATTACATCGTAGAAAAGCTGAACATGACCAAAATGTACGATATATTCTCGCAGTATTTACCGCCCCAGGTTTTTATCAATGACGACAGCGTCGTACATCTTGTGAGGAATTCGATCTATTACAAGAAGATGCGTGGAAAGCATGATCTGGTTATTCTTGCCGGAGACTTCCAGGGTACAACCCAGGAAGCTCAGTATGAGCTTTCATATCAGGTGCTGCAGATAGCCAAGGAGATCGGAGTTTCCATGATATACACGCTTGGAGGCTACAGCATAGGAAAGATCGTCGATAAGCCAAGAGTTCTGGGTGCGGTGACGGACAAGAACCTCGTAGCGGATCTTGAAAAGAACGGCGTTGTTTTTCCAAAGGGCGAACCCGGCGGAGGCATCGTAGGATCTGCAGGTCTGATCCTTGGCCTTGGAATGGAGCTTTTCAATATGAATGGGGCATGCCTGATGGGAGAAACATCGGGATATTTTGCGGATCCCAAGAGTGCAATGGAAGTTCTAAACGTTCTTCAGAGGCAGCTTGGAATCAAGATAGACATGAGCGATATAGAGACACGCAGCAAGCAGATAGAACAGATAACTGGAAAGATGGCAGAGGAGTTCCAGAACAAGCAGAACAAAGAGGATCTGGGTTATTTTGGATGA
- a CDS encoding RNA-protein complex protein Nop10: MKSLIRKCPRCHAYTMEEKCPKCGSDTYIAVPPRYSPVDRFRKYRIEELRGEIDGENSGDQI, from the coding sequence ATGAAGTCCCTCATCAGAAAATGTCCCAGGTGCCATGCCTACACAATGGAAGAGAAATGCCCAAAATGCGGTTCAGACACTTATATAGCTGTACCGCCACGTTATTCCCCTGTGGACAGGTTCAGAAAATACAGGATTGAAGAGTTGAGAGGTGAAATTGATGGAGAAAATAGTGGTGATCAAATATAA
- a CDS encoding translation initiation factor IF-2 subunit alpha yields the protein MNIKPLPDNGDLVVVKITEVKNFGANGVLEEYPGVEGYIHISEVATGWVKHIRSYLREGQRVVCKVIGVNPERKVVDLSLKRVNQHQSREKIAEWKNEQKADKLFEIVCSRLNRNPEECKEQFGRRLVELFGTLFAAFESAAQSNGEWLPEMNGDWKNVFVEIAKENITIPEVSVSGYFEVYSLASDGVERIKEVLTIPEDTGKVELEYVGAPRYRIVVKDKDYKKAEEILKKVVQIVNEKAKKLQVEVEFNKQ from the coding sequence ATGAATATTAAACCCCTACCGGATAATGGAGATCTTGTTGTCGTCAAGATAACAGAAGTTAAAAACTTCGGAGCAAACGGTGTTCTGGAGGAATACCCTGGCGTGGAAGGTTACATACACATCTCAGAGGTCGCCACTGGCTGGGTCAAGCATATAAGGAGTTATCTCCGTGAGGGGCAGCGTGTCGTATGCAAGGTTATAGGCGTCAATCCCGAGCGGAAGGTTGTCGATCTTTCGCTGAAGAGGGTAAACCAGCACCAGAGCAGGGAGAAGATAGCTGAGTGGAAGAACGAACAGAAGGCAGATAAGTTGTTCGAGATAGTGTGCAGCAGGCTTAATAGAAATCCTGAAGAATGCAAGGAGCAGTTCGGTAGGAGGCTTGTTGAGCTGTTTGGAACGCTTTTCGCTGCCTTTGAAAGTGCAGCGCAGTCAAATGGAGAATGGCTTCCAGAGATGAATGGCGACTGGAAGAATGTGTTTGTGGAGATCGCCAAGGAGAACATAACGATCCCAGAGGTTTCCGTCTCCGGATACTTTGAGGTCTATTCTTTAGCTTCAGATGGTGTTGAGAGGATAAAGGAAGTTCTCACAATACCTGAGGATACGGGAAAGGTTGAACTTGAGTATGTTGGCGCTCCGAGGTACAGAATAGTGGTGAAGGACAAGGACTACAAAAAGGCCGAAGAAATTCTTAAAAAGGTTGTGCAGATAGTTAACGAGAAGGCCAAGAAGCTACAGGTGGAAGTGGAGTTCAACAAGCAATGA
- a CDS encoding 30S ribosomal protein S27e, translating into MADVKFVKPKNINGHFVKIKCRDCGNVQVVFARPSSTVTCNICGATIAKPTGGILATSGEVVEVL; encoded by the coding sequence ATGGCGGATGTTAAATTCGTAAAGCCCAAGAATATAAACGGCCATTTTGTTAAGATAAAATGCAGAGACTGCGGAAACGTGCAGGTGGTCTTCGCGAGGCCATCTTCCACCGTGACCTGCAACATCTGCGGTGCTACGATCGCAAAACCAACAGGGGGAATACTTGCAACCTCGGGTGAGGTAGTAGAGGTACTATGA